The following are encoded in a window of Panicum virgatum strain AP13 chromosome 5N, P.virgatum_v5, whole genome shotgun sequence genomic DNA:
- the LOC120676743 gene encoding DELLA protein SLN1-like yields MAMGGAFPFQWPADPGLDAAAALPPLPTAVPDAGVASYYAGAAGMHAAQVELPDLAAALAAMRREEEEAAGIRLVHLLMSCAGAVEAGDHAGASAHLTDAHAALAAVSPASGIGRVAVHFTAALSRRLFPPTPSPPPPLAAADADHGFLYHHFYEAGPYLKFAHFTANQAILEAVQGCRHVHIIDFNLMQGLQWPALIQALALRPGGPPFLRLTGIGPPSPPGRDDLRDVGVRLADLARSVRVHFSFRGVAANRLDEVRPWMLQVSQGEAIAVNSVLQLHRLVGDPPAADGRAPIDAVLDCVASLRPRVFTVVEQEADHNKPGFLDRFTEALFYYSAVFDSLDAASGGAGDAAAEAYLEREICDIVCGEGAERRERHEPLRRWRERLGRAGLGGVPLGANALRQARMLVGLFSGEGHCVEEAEGCLTLGWHGRPLFSASAWRAEEGNQSDSNAAGSSGSEESNISCSC; encoded by the coding sequence ATGGCCATGGGCGGCGCGTTCCCCTTCCAGTGGCCCGCGGACCCggggctcgacgccgccgccgccctgcccccgCTGCCCACCGCGGTGCCCGACGCCGGGGTGGCGTCGTACTACGCGGGCGCGGCCGGCATGCACGCAGCGCAGGTGGAGCTGCCCGATCTcgccgcggcgctggcggcgatgcggcgggaggaggaggaggccgcgggcATCCGCCTCGTGCACCTCCTCATGAgctgcgccggcgccgtcgaggcCGGGGACCACGCGGGAGCCTCCGCGCACCTGACCGACGCgcacgccgcgctcgccgccgtctcgccggcctccggcatcggccgcgtcgccgtccaCTTCACAGCCGCGCTGTCCCGGCGGCTGTTCCCCCCaacgccgtcgcctccgccgccgctcgccgccgcggacgccgacCACGGCTTCCTCTACCACCACTTCTACGAGGCGGGGCCCTACCTCAAGTTCGCGCACTTCACGGCCAACCAGGCCATCCTGGAGGCCGTCCAGGGCTGCAGGCACGTCCACATCATCGACTTCAACCTCATGCAGGGGCTCCAGTGGCCCGCGCTGATCCAGGCCCTCGCGCTCCGCCCCGGCGGGCCGCCGTTCCTCCGCCTCACCGGCATTGGCCCGCCCTCCCCGCCGGGGCGCGACGACCTCCGCGACGTCGGCGTCCGCCTCGCCGACCTGGCGCGCTCCGTGCGCGTCCACTTCTCCTTCCGCGGCGTGGCCGCCAACCGCCTGGACGAGGTCCGCCCCTGGATGCTGCAGGTGTCGCAGGGCGAGGCCATCGCCGTGAACTCGGTGCTCCAGCTCCACCGCCTGGTCGGCGACCCGCCCGCGGCCGACGGCCGGGCGCCCATCGACGCGGTCCTCGACTGCGTGGCCTCCCTGCGGCCCAGGGTGTTCACGGTGGTGGAGCAGGAGGCCGACCACAACAAGCCGGGGTTCCTGGACCGGTTCACGGAGGCGCTCTTCTACTACTCGGCGGTGTTCGACTCCCTggacgcggcgagcggcggcgcgggcgacgcggcggcggaggcgtacCTGGAGCGCGAGATCTGCGACATCGTGTGCGGCGAgggcgcggagcggcgggagcggcacgagccgctgcggcggtggcgggagcgGCTGGGGCGCGCGGGGCTGGGCGGCGTGCCGCTGGGGGCGAACGCGCTGCGGCAGGCGAGGATGCTGGTGGGGCTCTTCTCCGGGGAGGGCCACTgcgtggaggaggccgaggggtgCCTGACGCTGGGGTGGCACGGGCGGCCGCTCTTCTCGGCGTCCGcgtggcgggcggaggagggcaATCAGAGCGACAGCAACGCGgccggcagcagcggcagcgaggAGAGCAATATCAGCTGCAGCTGCTAG